One Gambusia affinis linkage group LG15, SWU_Gaff_1.0, whole genome shotgun sequence genomic window carries:
- the nfrkb gene encoding nuclear factor related to kappa-B-binding protein isoform X1 → MDPLEHMLTDPLEPKEEDGRQITEECLLGNCKVDLPEDLLEDPDIFFSVLSENTWDEVLTDSQRQHLQQFLPQFPDNNTEQQDRTIRELFNNTNFNFGNPLHLAQRLFRDGYFNPEVVKYRQLCAKSQRKRQLHSLQQYYHRLLKQILVSRKELLDFTVQNGLDFPPKRRLPNRTQPETRESRVRRRLSRILKEVKAECEDSNASSDDEDVSVWNPAPQSPSSPTPTVSLRVLPSLSTPDMKITEKVELGEMDLKVMLHHHREKRKRQPDHPDLITSDIHLGDVLSRANIGRKGALPLFDVLLPKKKMRDERKKKKLKAIKLESEDPCEILTPSDSCSAPPVNIINSLPEAPSTPLANIKEEIVEESQSSPVAVEEITASFFSLLESIFRTEGPASTLMLEEKVQMWQSSPASSLNTWFSSASCWSDLVLQALQFLAGETKDGMMALPSGFSPFVEFVEDFQQWRWIGPTQDTEKDLSALCQLWLDSKDFVVKVTENEDLLELTSSTPKLSTDYVVRPSTGDEKQVFQVQEQQRYNQPHKAFTFRMHGFESVVGPVKGVFDKEMSLNKAREHTLLRSDRPPYVTILSLVRDAAARLPNGEGTRAEICELLKDSQFLAPDVTSAQVNTVVSGALDRLHYEKDPCVKYDIGRKLWIYLHRHRSQEEFERIHQAQAAAAKARKAQQQKPKPASKPKSGSKDGSSKTPGSLEAGLDLGCNSMSPVPTTPTPNTPGTPKSPLPLSATTPTKTGVPDTLKTSPGVLLVSPPSLPQLGTILPTSQACPPASQPVTSQQAARIVSHLAAGSLPQVRVVSAQPSGLGPSAAAQQATLVHQTSHQIRMPVSMAAKGISQAVVSVPLRSPSGSSPVQVPTSLSVSALNVTKPQTGSPGSPANNPTPPAVLQGVTSSNVKQVSITGQLGMKSPGGGGIPITATNLRIQGKDVLRLPPSSITTDAKGQTVLRITPDMMATLAKSPVATVKLTSDFLGGAAAGSKSISATLHVAPPHPSPSPASATPPSTAEAQLAKSGSVASTLLKAGGETAIRLMPTLAVSVADQKSRTFSTVASPDKSSATIRIMPGLGVIPQKQGQTITMTTASGSKPLAASTCGNIVTMAASVVAGAKGITVAPAASASPLSLGAATATVRQVPASVVTTQTGKLPARITVHSVLNQPLKSKSVVTTPIVKGNLNTNISSLGRNIILTTVPAGTKLIAGNKPVSFVTAQQFQQLQQQGQATQVRIQTVPTQQLQHVAASSPKPVSTVVVTTAPSPKCTPDPPPAPQQ, encoded by the exons ATGGATCCGCTTGAACACATGCTGACAGACCCTCTGGAGCCTAAAGAGGAAGACGGAAGACAAATCACTGAGGAGTGTTTGCTTGGGAACTGTAAGGTGGACCTCCCAGAGGATCTGCTGGAGGAT cctgacatttttttctctgtgctgaGTGAAAACACCTGGGACGAAGTACTGACAGACTCCCAGAGACAACATCTTCAACAGTTTCTGCCACAGTTTCCTGACAACAACACAGAGCAACAGGATCGTACCATCAGGGAGTTATTCAACAACACCAACTTTAACTTTGGGAATCCACTCCATCTTGCACAGAGGCTGTTCAGAG ATGGTTACTTCAATCCAGAGGTGGTCAAGTATAGACAGTTGTGTGCCAAATCCCAAAGGAAGCGCCAGTTGCATTCCCTTCAGCAGTATTACCACAGACTCTTGAAGCAGATTCTTGTTTCCAGAAAG GAGCTGCTTGACTTCACAGTTCAGAACGGTCTGGACTTTCCACCCAAACGACGGCTGCCAAACAGGACTCAGCCTGAAACACGCGAGTCGAGAGTGAGAAGACGACTGAGCCGCATCCTGAAGGAGGTCAAAGCTGAGTGTGAGGACAGCAATGCTTCCTCTGATGACGAAG ACGTGTCAGTGTGGAATCCAGCCCCTCAGTCTCCCTCCTCTCCCACTCCCACCGTCTCACTCAGAGTTCTTCCTAGCCTCTCTACACCAGACATGAAGATTACAG aAAAAGTAGAATTGGGGGAAATGGATTTAAAAGTCATGCTGCATCACCATCGTGAGAAAAGGAAACGCCAGCCA GATCATCCAGACTTGATAACCTCTGATATCCACCTTGGGGATGTTCTCTCAAGAGCAAACATTGGTCGGAAGGGAGCTTTGC CACTTTTTGATGTGTTGCTTCCCAAGAAGAAGATGAGAGacgagagaaagaagaagaaactcaaGGCAATAAAATTGGAATCTGAGGATCCTTGTGAAATTCTGACTCCTTCAGACTCCTGCTCAGCACCACCAGTGAATATCATCAACTCTTTGCCAGAGGCGCCTTCCACACCTCTCGCCAACATCAAGGAGGA AATTGTGGAGGAATCTCAAAGCAGCCCTGTTGCAGTTGAGGAAATAACCGCCAGTTTCTTCAGCTTGTTGGAAAGCATCTTCAGAACAGAGGGTCCTGCCAGTACCTTGATG TTGGAGGAAAAGGTTCAGATGTGGCAGTCCTCTCCAGCCAGTTCGCTCAACACCTGGTTTTCATCTGCCTCCTGCTGGTCAGATCTAGTTCTTCAAGCTTTGCAGTTTCTCGCAGGAGAGACTAAAG ATGGCATGATGGCGCTCCCTAGTGGCTTTTCTCCGTTTGTGGAGTTTGTTGAAGATTTTCAGCAGTGGAGATGGATCG GCCCCACTCAGGACACAGAAAAGGACCTCAGTGCACTCTGTCAACTCTGGCTGGACTCCAAAGACTTTGTTGTCAAAGTT aCAGAGAATGAAGACCTGTTGGAGCTTACGTCCTCCACTCCCAAACT TTCAACTGATTATGTGGTGCGGCCGAGCACTGGAGACGAGAAACAAGTGTTTCAAGTTCAG GAGCAGCAGCGATATAACCAGCCTCACAAAGCCTTTACCTTCAGGATGCACGGCTTCGAGTCCGTGGTGGGGCCAGTTAAAGGCGTGTTTGACAAGGAAATGTCCTTAAATAAGGCCAGAGAGCACACACTGCTTCGCTCTGACCGACCACCATACGTCACCATCCTCTCTCTGG TTCGGGATGCAGCTGCCCGGTTACCCAATGGAGAGGGAACAAGGGCGGAAATCTGTGAACTTTTAAAAGATTCGCAGTTCCTTGCTCCAGATGTCACAAGTGCACAA GTGAACACAGTTGTCAGCGGGGCTCTGGACAGACTTCACTATGAGAAGGATCCCTGTGTGAAGTACGACATCGGCCGCAAACTGTGGATTTACCTGCACCGCCACCGCAGTCAGGAAGAGTTCG AGAGGATCCATCAGGCCCAAGCTGCGGCtgcaaaagcaagaaaagcTCAGCAGCAAAAACCCAAACCAGCATCTAAACCG AAGTCCGGAAGTAAAGACGGAAGCAGCAAAACACCCGGATCTCTGGAGGCCGGACTGGACCTGGGCTGTAATTCCATGTCTCCAGTCCCAACAACTCCCACCCCAAACACTCCTGGAACCCCCAAATCACCTCTACCTCTCTCCGCTACCACACCAACAAAGACCGGAGTTCCAGACACGCTCAAAACCAGCCCGGG TGTTCTCCTCGTCTCTCCTCCATCGCTGCCTCAGCTGGGAACGATCCTACCCACGAGTCAGGCTTGTCCGCCGGCCTCCCAGCCAGTAACTTCCCAGCAGGCAGCTCGGATAGTGAGCCACCTGGCGGCAGGGTCCCTCCCTCAGGTCCGGGTCGTTTCCGCTCAGCCCAGCGGTCTGGGTCCATCGGCAGCCGCTCAGCAGGCCACTCTGGTGCATCAGACTTCGCACCAGATCCGGATGCCTGTGTCCATGGCAGCCAAGGGCATTTCACAG GCTGTTGTTTCCGTGCCTCTAAGAAGTCCGTCTGGTAGCAGTCCTGTCCAGGTTCCAACCAGTCTCTCTGTGTCGGCTCTTAATGTGACCAAACCTCAGACCGGTTCTCCAGGTAGCCCCGCTAACAACCCTACTCCTCCAGCTGTGCTGCAAGGTGTCACCTCCTCGAACGTCAAACAG gTTTCCATCACTGGGCAGCTGGGAATGAAGAGTCCAGGTGGAGGAGGAATTCCAATAACTGCAACAAACCTGCGTATCCAGGGTAAAGATGTCCTCCGTCTCCCCCCATCCTCCATCACCACCGATGCTAAAGGCCAAACAGTGCTGCGGATAACCCCAGACATGATGGCCACGCTTGCCAAATCTCCGGTCGCGACTGTAAAGCTCACCTCTGACTTCCTGGGTGGGGCCGCCGCCGGCAGCAAGAGCATATCAGCCACGCTCCACGTAGCACCGCCTCACCCTTCACCGTCACCTGCCTCCGCTACCCCACCCAGCACCGCGGAGGCGCAGTTGGCTAAATCGGGCTCTGTCGCCTCCACCTTGCTGAAAGCTGGAGGAGAAACAGCCATAAGGCTGATGCCGACTTTGGCCGTCAGCGTGGCCGACCAAAAATCCAGGACCTTCTCCACCGTGGCGTCCCCGGACAAGAGCAGCGCTACCATCCGCATAATGCCCGGCCTCGGGGTCATTCCCCAGAAACAGGGTCAGACCATCACCATGACGACTGCCAGTGGCAGCAAACCACTAGCAGCGTCTACATGTGGCAATATAGTGACCATGGCAGCCAGCGTTGTGGCTGGAGCTAAAGGCATCACCGTGGCTCCCGCAGCCTCCGCTTCACCGCTGTCTTTGGGAGCAGCTACAGCGACTGTGAGACAAGTCCCTGCTTCGGTTGTTACAACACAAACG GGAAAGCTACCTGCACGGATCACTGTGCACTCCGTCCTCAACCAGCCTCTGAAGAGCAAGAGTGTGGTGACGACGCCGATAGTCAAAGGGAACCTCAATACAAA TATCAGCAGCCTGGGTAGGAACATCATCCTAACCACGGTGCCTGCAGGCACAAAGCTAATAGCCGGGAACAAGCCGGTCAGTTTCGTCACCGCACAACAAttccagcagcttcagcagcaagGCCAGGCAACACAG
- the nfrkb gene encoding nuclear factor related to kappa-B-binding protein isoform X2: protein MDPLEHMLTDPLEPKEEDGRQITEECLLGNCKVDLPEDLLEDPDIFFSVLSENTWDEVLTDSQRQHLQQFLPQFPDNNTEQQDRTIRELFNNTNFNFGNPLHLAQRLFRDGYFNPEVVKYRQLCAKSQRKRQLHSLQQYYHRLLKQILVSRKELLDFTVQNGLDFPPKRRLPNRTQPETRESRVRRRLSRILKEVKAECEDSNASSDDEDVSVWNPAPQSPSSPTPTVSLRVLPSLSTPDMKITEKVELGEMDLKVMLHHHREKRKRQPDHPDLITSDIHLGDVLSRANIGRKGALPLFDVLLPKKKMRDERKKKKLKAIKLESEDPCEILTPSDSCSAPPVNIINSLPEAPSTPLANIKEEIVEESQSSPVAVEEITASFFSLLESIFRTEGPASTLMLEEKVQMWQSSPASSLNTWFSSASCWSDLVLQALQFLAGETKDGMMALPSGFSPFVEFVEDFQQWRWIGPTQDTEKDLSALCQLWLDSKDFVVKTENEDLLELTSSTPKLSTDYVVRPSTGDEKQVFQVQEQQRYNQPHKAFTFRMHGFESVVGPVKGVFDKEMSLNKAREHTLLRSDRPPYVTILSLVRDAAARLPNGEGTRAEICELLKDSQFLAPDVTSAQVNTVVSGALDRLHYEKDPCVKYDIGRKLWIYLHRHRSQEEFERIHQAQAAAAKARKAQQQKPKPASKPKSGSKDGSSKTPGSLEAGLDLGCNSMSPVPTTPTPNTPGTPKSPLPLSATTPTKTGVPDTLKTSPGVLLVSPPSLPQLGTILPTSQACPPASQPVTSQQAARIVSHLAAGSLPQVRVVSAQPSGLGPSAAAQQATLVHQTSHQIRMPVSMAAKGISQAVVSVPLRSPSGSSPVQVPTSLSVSALNVTKPQTGSPGSPANNPTPPAVLQGVTSSNVKQVSITGQLGMKSPGGGGIPITATNLRIQGKDVLRLPPSSITTDAKGQTVLRITPDMMATLAKSPVATVKLTSDFLGGAAAGSKSISATLHVAPPHPSPSPASATPPSTAEAQLAKSGSVASTLLKAGGETAIRLMPTLAVSVADQKSRTFSTVASPDKSSATIRIMPGLGVIPQKQGQTITMTTASGSKPLAASTCGNIVTMAASVVAGAKGITVAPAASASPLSLGAATATVRQVPASVVTTQTGKLPARITVHSVLNQPLKSKSVVTTPIVKGNLNTNISSLGRNIILTTVPAGTKLIAGNKPVSFVTAQQFQQLQQQGQATQVRIQTVPTQQLQHVAASSPKPVSTVVVTTAPSPKCTPDPPPAPQQ from the exons ATGGATCCGCTTGAACACATGCTGACAGACCCTCTGGAGCCTAAAGAGGAAGACGGAAGACAAATCACTGAGGAGTGTTTGCTTGGGAACTGTAAGGTGGACCTCCCAGAGGATCTGCTGGAGGAT cctgacatttttttctctgtgctgaGTGAAAACACCTGGGACGAAGTACTGACAGACTCCCAGAGACAACATCTTCAACAGTTTCTGCCACAGTTTCCTGACAACAACACAGAGCAACAGGATCGTACCATCAGGGAGTTATTCAACAACACCAACTTTAACTTTGGGAATCCACTCCATCTTGCACAGAGGCTGTTCAGAG ATGGTTACTTCAATCCAGAGGTGGTCAAGTATAGACAGTTGTGTGCCAAATCCCAAAGGAAGCGCCAGTTGCATTCCCTTCAGCAGTATTACCACAGACTCTTGAAGCAGATTCTTGTTTCCAGAAAG GAGCTGCTTGACTTCACAGTTCAGAACGGTCTGGACTTTCCACCCAAACGACGGCTGCCAAACAGGACTCAGCCTGAAACACGCGAGTCGAGAGTGAGAAGACGACTGAGCCGCATCCTGAAGGAGGTCAAAGCTGAGTGTGAGGACAGCAATGCTTCCTCTGATGACGAAG ACGTGTCAGTGTGGAATCCAGCCCCTCAGTCTCCCTCCTCTCCCACTCCCACCGTCTCACTCAGAGTTCTTCCTAGCCTCTCTACACCAGACATGAAGATTACAG aAAAAGTAGAATTGGGGGAAATGGATTTAAAAGTCATGCTGCATCACCATCGTGAGAAAAGGAAACGCCAGCCA GATCATCCAGACTTGATAACCTCTGATATCCACCTTGGGGATGTTCTCTCAAGAGCAAACATTGGTCGGAAGGGAGCTTTGC CACTTTTTGATGTGTTGCTTCCCAAGAAGAAGATGAGAGacgagagaaagaagaagaaactcaaGGCAATAAAATTGGAATCTGAGGATCCTTGTGAAATTCTGACTCCTTCAGACTCCTGCTCAGCACCACCAGTGAATATCATCAACTCTTTGCCAGAGGCGCCTTCCACACCTCTCGCCAACATCAAGGAGGA AATTGTGGAGGAATCTCAAAGCAGCCCTGTTGCAGTTGAGGAAATAACCGCCAGTTTCTTCAGCTTGTTGGAAAGCATCTTCAGAACAGAGGGTCCTGCCAGTACCTTGATG TTGGAGGAAAAGGTTCAGATGTGGCAGTCCTCTCCAGCCAGTTCGCTCAACACCTGGTTTTCATCTGCCTCCTGCTGGTCAGATCTAGTTCTTCAAGCTTTGCAGTTTCTCGCAGGAGAGACTAAAG ATGGCATGATGGCGCTCCCTAGTGGCTTTTCTCCGTTTGTGGAGTTTGTTGAAGATTTTCAGCAGTGGAGATGGATCG GCCCCACTCAGGACACAGAAAAGGACCTCAGTGCACTCTGTCAACTCTGGCTGGACTCCAAAGACTTTGTTGTCAAA aCAGAGAATGAAGACCTGTTGGAGCTTACGTCCTCCACTCCCAAACT TTCAACTGATTATGTGGTGCGGCCGAGCACTGGAGACGAGAAACAAGTGTTTCAAGTTCAG GAGCAGCAGCGATATAACCAGCCTCACAAAGCCTTTACCTTCAGGATGCACGGCTTCGAGTCCGTGGTGGGGCCAGTTAAAGGCGTGTTTGACAAGGAAATGTCCTTAAATAAGGCCAGAGAGCACACACTGCTTCGCTCTGACCGACCACCATACGTCACCATCCTCTCTCTGG TTCGGGATGCAGCTGCCCGGTTACCCAATGGAGAGGGAACAAGGGCGGAAATCTGTGAACTTTTAAAAGATTCGCAGTTCCTTGCTCCAGATGTCACAAGTGCACAA GTGAACACAGTTGTCAGCGGGGCTCTGGACAGACTTCACTATGAGAAGGATCCCTGTGTGAAGTACGACATCGGCCGCAAACTGTGGATTTACCTGCACCGCCACCGCAGTCAGGAAGAGTTCG AGAGGATCCATCAGGCCCAAGCTGCGGCtgcaaaagcaagaaaagcTCAGCAGCAAAAACCCAAACCAGCATCTAAACCG AAGTCCGGAAGTAAAGACGGAAGCAGCAAAACACCCGGATCTCTGGAGGCCGGACTGGACCTGGGCTGTAATTCCATGTCTCCAGTCCCAACAACTCCCACCCCAAACACTCCTGGAACCCCCAAATCACCTCTACCTCTCTCCGCTACCACACCAACAAAGACCGGAGTTCCAGACACGCTCAAAACCAGCCCGGG TGTTCTCCTCGTCTCTCCTCCATCGCTGCCTCAGCTGGGAACGATCCTACCCACGAGTCAGGCTTGTCCGCCGGCCTCCCAGCCAGTAACTTCCCAGCAGGCAGCTCGGATAGTGAGCCACCTGGCGGCAGGGTCCCTCCCTCAGGTCCGGGTCGTTTCCGCTCAGCCCAGCGGTCTGGGTCCATCGGCAGCCGCTCAGCAGGCCACTCTGGTGCATCAGACTTCGCACCAGATCCGGATGCCTGTGTCCATGGCAGCCAAGGGCATTTCACAG GCTGTTGTTTCCGTGCCTCTAAGAAGTCCGTCTGGTAGCAGTCCTGTCCAGGTTCCAACCAGTCTCTCTGTGTCGGCTCTTAATGTGACCAAACCTCAGACCGGTTCTCCAGGTAGCCCCGCTAACAACCCTACTCCTCCAGCTGTGCTGCAAGGTGTCACCTCCTCGAACGTCAAACAG gTTTCCATCACTGGGCAGCTGGGAATGAAGAGTCCAGGTGGAGGAGGAATTCCAATAACTGCAACAAACCTGCGTATCCAGGGTAAAGATGTCCTCCGTCTCCCCCCATCCTCCATCACCACCGATGCTAAAGGCCAAACAGTGCTGCGGATAACCCCAGACATGATGGCCACGCTTGCCAAATCTCCGGTCGCGACTGTAAAGCTCACCTCTGACTTCCTGGGTGGGGCCGCCGCCGGCAGCAAGAGCATATCAGCCACGCTCCACGTAGCACCGCCTCACCCTTCACCGTCACCTGCCTCCGCTACCCCACCCAGCACCGCGGAGGCGCAGTTGGCTAAATCGGGCTCTGTCGCCTCCACCTTGCTGAAAGCTGGAGGAGAAACAGCCATAAGGCTGATGCCGACTTTGGCCGTCAGCGTGGCCGACCAAAAATCCAGGACCTTCTCCACCGTGGCGTCCCCGGACAAGAGCAGCGCTACCATCCGCATAATGCCCGGCCTCGGGGTCATTCCCCAGAAACAGGGTCAGACCATCACCATGACGACTGCCAGTGGCAGCAAACCACTAGCAGCGTCTACATGTGGCAATATAGTGACCATGGCAGCCAGCGTTGTGGCTGGAGCTAAAGGCATCACCGTGGCTCCCGCAGCCTCCGCTTCACCGCTGTCTTTGGGAGCAGCTACAGCGACTGTGAGACAAGTCCCTGCTTCGGTTGTTACAACACAAACG GGAAAGCTACCTGCACGGATCACTGTGCACTCCGTCCTCAACCAGCCTCTGAAGAGCAAGAGTGTGGTGACGACGCCGATAGTCAAAGGGAACCTCAATACAAA TATCAGCAGCCTGGGTAGGAACATCATCCTAACCACGGTGCCTGCAGGCACAAAGCTAATAGCCGGGAACAAGCCGGTCAGTTTCGTCACCGCACAACAAttccagcagcttcagcagcaagGCCAGGCAACACAG